A genomic stretch from Flavobacterium humidisoli includes:
- a CDS encoding low molecular weight protein-tyrosine-phosphatase: MPVKILMVCLGNICRSPLAEGILASKLPQDIFFVDSAGTGSWHVGHCPDKRSIEVARKNGINISAQKGRQIQVSDFDEFDYIYVMDNSNFRDVLHLAKTPEHRNKVRLILNDLFPNENVDVPDPYYGSANGFDNVYQMLDEVTDLIADQLLKKHS; the protein is encoded by the coding sequence ATGCCTGTAAAAATCTTAATGGTATGTTTAGGAAATATTTGCAGATCTCCTTTAGCCGAAGGAATTTTAGCTTCTAAACTACCCCAAGATATTTTTTTTGTAGACTCTGCTGGCACAGGTTCTTGGCATGTTGGTCATTGTCCAGATAAACGCTCTATCGAAGTCGCAAGAAAAAACGGAATTAACATCAGCGCACAAAAAGGGAGACAAATTCAAGTTTCTGATTTTGATGAATTTGATTATATCTATGTAATGGATAATTCTAATTTTCGAGATGTATTGCATCTAGCCAAAACTCCCGAACACAGAAACAAAGTTCGTTTAATTTTAAACGATTTATTTCCAAACGAAAACGTCGATGTTCCAGATCCATATTACGGTTCGGCAAATGGTTTTGATAATGTTTACCAAATGTTAGACGAAGTAACTGATCTTATTGCAGATCAATTACTTAAAAAACACTCCTAA